The DNA segment TACATTTAACCGCTCTGCCCTGCATAACTTTTTTAATGATGGCTTTTTGATCATTAAATGATTTAGCGGTAAGTTTATTAAGTTTGGAAAAATCTACTGCTGACATGATTTCTTCTGTAAAAATATAATAGTATTAATTACCTAACTTAGTTTATTCGCTTGCGGTAAACAATACCAACCATCATAAATACCATCATATTTTCGTGCTTCAGTTTCCAACAGCATTTGATAGCTTATTATATTACTATAACTTGCCTGCATTTCTGGGTAAGCAGTAACTTCCCATGGATACTCAGGATTTGCTAGATACGGACAAAATGATAGCTTTTGATTATTAGCCAAGAGAGTGTTTCCAAACTTTAATGCTAACTCTTGAGTTTGAAAAATCACTGAAAATTGAATTTCCCGGGGCCGATTTAAATCGTCACCTTCCTGTGCCATATGCCACAACATATTGCCATTAGAGTCTGTTGGAAATTTCGCTATATCTCTTTCAACATTACAAATTTTATCGGTTCTATCCATAATTTAACTACCTATTTTAATAAGCCATTAACTTTGAACATCTGCAGTTGTTATATATAAAAGTTTAGCAGCTTTTTAAAAATTAGTTAGTACTTGGCTGCACCCTAGATAGAGTAAAGGTTTCACCGGTTAGGATATGTTGATAGGTAAATGAATCATCTTTTAACTGGCTAATTTGATAAACTTGATAATTATCTTCATCTTCCAAATCGGCAGGATATTGCTGTTTATTTACTATTTCAGCTTTGGTAATGGTAAAGTGAATATCGCCAACCAAGCCCCAATCGCCCTGTTCACTTATCTCTTCGAGTAACGTTCCGTCAATATTGTAAGTATAAAAAGTAAAGACAAAACTACCGTCTGCAAATAGCTGAGCAAACTCACTAAAACTTTCTTCGCCGGTCTTTTCACTGCGATGCCAATTACCAATTAACTGTGTGCGGTTAAACATGACTTTGCCTTTTCTTTAACTAATAATCAGATTTCGTATCAAGTTCTGGACGACGATGTCGCTTAGAATCGTATAAACATTTTAACATGGTATTACTGCACTTTACCGCTTAAAAATGGTTACCTAACTAACTTACTATTGATTTAATTGAGTAAACACTGTGATAATCATTACAAATTAGCCACACAATAAAACAATATGAATTTATCGCTTACTAAAAAATTGAGTAAAGTAGCATTATTGCTGTCATTTACCTTCGTAATAATACCAAGTTTAAACGCTGAGCAACGTCCGTTAGAAGTAACTGACATTATGAAATTTAAACAAATTGTTAAACCACAACTAAGTGAAGACGGGCAATGGCTTGCCTACAGCGCTCAGCCAGATCGAGGCGAAAATAGCTACCACTTAAAATCGACAAGTAGCGATAGAGAATTTCAAGTTGAACATGGCACAAGCGGTGTTATTTCTGCCGATGGCCGTTTTGCTGCTATTACTATTAGTCCAACTTTATTAGCTAAAGAACAAGCCGATAAAAAAGCGAAAAAGAAACTTAAAAATAGCTTAGAAGTGATCACTTTAGCCAGTGGTGCAAGAGTTACTTTTAACAAGGTTGAAGCGTTTCAATTAAGCGATAATTTTGGCTATGTTGCATTTTTAAGTGAAATGCCAAAAGACCAAGAGAAACCAGAACAAACTGACAGCACTAAAGAAAGTGATGCTAAGCAAACTAGCGATGAAGAAACAGAAGTAAAGTTATTCAATAAAAAACGCACCAATAAAAGTTTAACTATTGTTAACCTGGAAAGCGGTGAACAACAAGTTATTGAACATGTAGATGGTTTTTCATTCTCTAACAAAACACCGTATTTAGTGTATAGCGTGTCAACCAAAGACGGCGCAAACAACTCACTTAAAGCGTTAAATGTTAAAACCAACAAAACGAACGTATTAGCGACTAAAGCTAATGCTAGTTTTAATGGTTTTAGCTGGAATAACGAAGGTAATAAAATTGCATTTTTACAAGGTGATTTCACCCAGGAAAAGGATGAACGTAGTCACACAGTAAAATTATGGCAAAGCAATAAAAACAAAATTAAAACCATCAAAGCTAACGATAAACAAGCGGCTAATTGGTATGTTCCAGAAACCAATAAACTAACTTGGTCGCTTGACGATGAACGTTTATTTTTTGGTTTCAAACCTGTAGTTGAAAAACTAGCTGAAATTGATACTAAACCAGAATCGATTGATGACCTGTACAATATTGAAAAGTTAACTGAAGGTCGTAACTTACAAATTTGGCATGGTGAAGACCCGCTGATAAAAACCAATGAAAAGTACCAGTTAGGTAAAGATAAAAAGTCATTTTTCACCGCGGTTTATCATGTAGATAATAATAAACTTGTACGCTTAGCCGATGAACAGTTGATTTCAGTTAAGGCAAGCAACAATGAAAACGCTGTAATTGCTAAAACTGATTTAAACTATCGTAAGTTAAGAACTTGGGAAGGATTTTTTAGTGATATCTACATTGTTGATTTAAACAACGGTAAAAAGTCATTAGTTGCTAAAAAGCTTAGTAGTTACACCGATGTGAAACTAAGTGAGTCGGGGCGTTATGCTGCGTTTTATGAAAATGAAAACGTTTGGGTTTATGATCGAAACAAAAATAAAAAGCGTAATATCACTAAAAACTTACCAGTAAGCTTTGCCGATGAAGATCATGATTACCCAAGTAAAGTGCCAGGTTACGGTATAGCAGGCTGGTTAGAAGATGATGACGGTGTTTTAGTTTATGACAAATTCGACATATGGTTACTACAAACCGATGGCGATGATGCGAAATGTTTAACGTGTGAAATAGGTCGACCAAACTCATTACAGTTCAGAATTAACAAGCTTGATGTTAAGCAAGATTACTTTACTGATAACCAACGTTTACTATTAACCAGCTATTCAGATGAACTTAAAAACTTTGGTTTTTATCAGCTTAATTTAGCAGATGATAAGTTAACGAAGTTGATCGAAGAAAATAAAAAGTTCAAATTTATCTCGAAGGCTAAAAAGGCCGATAAATTACTTTATACCCGTGAAGACTTTAATGAATACCCAGACGTTTGGGTGGCAGATTTAGATCTAGCCAACGCCAACAAGCTAACGAATGTAAACCCACAAAAAGACGAATTTTTATGGGGTCAATCTGAGTTGGTAGAATGGCGCTCTAACATGGGCGTGAAACATCAGGGCATTTTAATTAAGCCAGCAAATTATGTTGAAGGCATGCAATACCCGGTTGTTGTTTATTATTACCGTCGTTTCTCACAACGTATGTATGAATTTAATGCGATGAAGGTAAACCATAGACCTAATTTCCCATTCTATACATCAAATGGATACGCAGTGTTCTTACCCGATGTACATTTTGAAGTAGGTACTCCAGGACATTCAACCAACAAATCAATATTACCAGGCTTGCAAAAGATCATAGACATGGGTGTTGCCGATCCTAAAGCAATTGGTCTTCATGGTCATAGTTGGAGTGGTTATCAAACACTGCACGCCATAACTGAAACAGACATGTTTGCGGCAGCAGTATCAGGAGCACCAGTATCAAACATGACCAGTGCTTACTCAGGGATCCGTTTAGGAACGGGCCTAGCTAGACAGTTCCAATACGAGCAAGGGCAAAGCCGAATTGGCGCCAGCATGTTTGAGCGTAGAGATCTGTACATAGAAAACTCGCCAGTATTTTTTGCTGACCGTATTAATACGCCATTATTAATGCAGTTTGGTGATATTGACGATGCTGTGCCTTGGCAACAAGGTATTGAAATGTATATGGCAATGCGTCGCCTGGAAAAAAATGTAATTTTATTGCAGTACGAAGGTGAACCACATCACTTGAAAAAGTACCCAAATAAAGTCGACTATACCATCAAGATGAAACAGTATTTTGACCACTACTTAAAAGGTGCACCTGCAGCCAAATGGATGGTAGAGGGTGAAGCATACCGAGAGAGTAAATAAATGATTACCGTTGAAAATTCTGAGCGCTTGAGTTTTCGTCTTATGGATGAAAACGATGGCGAGTTATTATTTGAATTAGATCAAGACCCAGAAGTAATGAAGTTTATTAACGGTGGCAAACCTTCTACTTGGGATGACATAAACGATAGATTTATTCCACGGTTGAATGCTTATCGTAAGCCAAGCGACGGCTGGGGCTTATGGCAGGTAAATATTACATCGACTAATGAATTTATTGGTTGGGTGCTAGTTAGGCCGGTTGATTTCTTTAATGAACAACCATTATGGAATGATCTAGAACTGGGATGGCGCTTTAAGCAGAGCGCTTGGGGTAAAGGTTATGGCTTTGAAGCAGCACAGCAAATCAAAAATGCCTTAGCTCAACTTGGCAAGGCCGAGTTTTTTACCGCGCTTGCTGATGAAGGAAACATTGGTTCAATCAACATAATGAAAAAGCTTGGCATGACTTATTTGAAAACTGACTTACATAAAGATCCATTGGGTGATATAGACGTAGTTTATTACCAAATGAATGCATAATTATACAAAAGGGGCTAACGCCCCTTTTTATTTTCTATAATTTCTTTTGTTAAGCTTCTTCGTCGCGAACAAACTTAATTTCAGAAAAACCCATTCGAGCAAATTCTTTTTGGCGGAAATTTTTAGCAATCCCCTGCCCTCTCGACGTTAATGCGAGTTGTTGCTCCATTGCCAGAAAACTTTTGATATCAACATGTTCAGCCGCGGCTGCAGCTTCATACATATCGTGAAACAAACTGAATGAAAATGGTATGGTTTTACGTTTACCTTTAAACACGTATGTAACTTGTCTAGCCATAAAAAATACCTTTTATATCAAATTGGTTATGTATCTGATCTACTTTTTCATTAGGAAAAACGGATAAATACAATGCATAATATTTAATGAGTAGTTATTCTACTTATAAATTTTATAAAGTAGTAGTTATTCGTTTTAACCATTAAAAATGAGCTGATATTTAATCAACTTGGTATTATTAGTTTTTTCTGCAACCAAGCCGATACGTCAGCAA comes from the Thalassotalea nanhaiensis genome and includes:
- a CDS encoding S9 family peptidase — its product is MNLSLTKKLSKVALLLSFTFVIIPSLNAEQRPLEVTDIMKFKQIVKPQLSEDGQWLAYSAQPDRGENSYHLKSTSSDREFQVEHGTSGVISADGRFAAITISPTLLAKEQADKKAKKKLKNSLEVITLASGARVTFNKVEAFQLSDNFGYVAFLSEMPKDQEKPEQTDSTKESDAKQTSDEETEVKLFNKKRTNKSLTIVNLESGEQQVIEHVDGFSFSNKTPYLVYSVSTKDGANNSLKALNVKTNKTNVLATKANASFNGFSWNNEGNKIAFLQGDFTQEKDERSHTVKLWQSNKNKIKTIKANDKQAANWYVPETNKLTWSLDDERLFFGFKPVVEKLAEIDTKPESIDDLYNIEKLTEGRNLQIWHGEDPLIKTNEKYQLGKDKKSFFTAVYHVDNNKLVRLADEQLISVKASNNENAVIAKTDLNYRKLRTWEGFFSDIYIVDLNNGKKSLVAKKLSSYTDVKLSESGRYAAFYENENVWVYDRNKNKKRNITKNLPVSFADEDHDYPSKVPGYGIAGWLEDDDGVLVYDKFDIWLLQTDGDDAKCLTCEIGRPNSLQFRINKLDVKQDYFTDNQRLLLTSYSDELKNFGFYQLNLADDKLTKLIEENKKFKFISKAKKADKLLYTREDFNEYPDVWVADLDLANANKLTNVNPQKDEFLWGQSELVEWRSNMGVKHQGILIKPANYVEGMQYPVVVYYYRRFSQRMYEFNAMKVNHRPNFPFYTSNGYAVFLPDVHFEVGTPGHSTNKSILPGLQKIIDMGVADPKAIGLHGHSWSGYQTLHAITETDMFAAAVSGAPVSNMTSAYSGIRLGTGLARQFQYEQGQSRIGASMFERRDLYIENSPVFFADRINTPLLMQFGDIDDAVPWQQGIEMYMAMRRLEKNVILLQYEGEPHHLKKYPNKVDYTIKMKQYFDHYLKGAPAAKWMVEGEAYRESK
- a CDS encoding ribonuclease E inhibitor RraB; the protein is MDRTDKICNVERDIAKFPTDSNGNMLWHMAQEGDDLNRPREIQFSVIFQTQELALKFGNTLLANNQKLSFCPYLANPEYPWEVTAYPEMQASYSNIISYQMLLETEARKYDGIYDGWYCLPQANKLS
- a CDS encoding DUF2960 domain-containing protein → MARQVTYVFKGKRKTIPFSFSLFHDMYEAAAAAEHVDIKSFLAMEQQLALTSRGQGIAKNFRQKEFARMGFSEIKFVRDEEA
- a CDS encoding GNAT family N-acetyltransferase, which codes for MITVENSERLSFRLMDENDGELLFELDQDPEVMKFINGGKPSTWDDINDRFIPRLNAYRKPSDGWGLWQVNITSTNEFIGWVLVRPVDFFNEQPLWNDLELGWRFKQSAWGKGYGFEAAQQIKNALAQLGKAEFFTALADEGNIGSINIMKKLGMTYLKTDLHKDPLGDIDVVYYQMNA